The Burkholderia mayonis genome window below encodes:
- the rlmH gene encoding 23S rRNA (pseudouridine(1915)-N(3))-methyltransferase RlmH → MKLHIVAVGHKMPGWITTGFDEYTKRMPPELRIELREVKPELRSGSRTAESVMAAEKQRIEAALPKHARVIALDERGRDWTTMQLAQALPAWQQDGRDVAFVIGGADGLDPALKSRAELLLRVSSLTLPHGMVRVLLAEQLYRAWSITQNHPYHRA, encoded by the coding sequence CACGACCGGCTTCGACGAATATACGAAGCGGATGCCCCCCGAGCTGCGAATCGAGCTGCGCGAGGTGAAGCCCGAGCTGCGCTCGGGCTCGCGCACGGCCGAGAGCGTGATGGCCGCGGAGAAGCAGCGGATCGAGGCCGCGTTGCCGAAGCACGCGCGCGTCATCGCGCTCGACGAGCGCGGCCGCGACTGGACCACGATGCAGCTCGCGCAGGCGCTGCCCGCGTGGCAGCAGGACGGCCGCGACGTCGCGTTCGTGATCGGCGGCGCCGACGGGCTCGATCCGGCGCTCAAGTCGCGCGCCGAACTGCTGCTGCGCGTGTCGAGCCTCACGCTGCCTCACGGCATGGTTCGCGTGCTGCTCGCCGAGCAGCTTTACCGCGCGTGGAGCATCACGCAGAATCACCCCTATCATCGCGCGTAG
- a CDS encoding Maf family protein encodes MPDSAAAPSYPFIYLASQSPRRRELLDQLGVRYELLTPAPHEDAEALEAELPDEAPDHYVLRVCVAKAEAARARLVANGKPAAPVLVADTTVTIDGAILGKPADAAGALAMLTRLAGRTHEVLTALAVIDATGELMPPALSRSEVRFAAAAPAALARYVESGEPFGKAGAYAIQGRAAEFVERIDGSHSGIMGLPLFETAALLRAAHVSF; translated from the coding sequence ATGCCCGACAGCGCTGCTGCCCCGTCCTACCCGTTCATTTACCTCGCCTCGCAAAGCCCCCGCCGCCGGGAACTGCTCGATCAGCTCGGCGTGCGCTACGAACTGCTGACGCCCGCGCCCCATGAGGACGCCGAAGCGCTCGAAGCCGAGTTGCCGGACGAGGCGCCCGACCATTACGTGCTGCGCGTGTGCGTCGCGAAAGCCGAAGCGGCGCGCGCGCGGCTCGTCGCGAACGGCAAGCCGGCCGCGCCCGTGCTCGTCGCCGATACGACCGTGACGATCGACGGCGCGATCCTCGGCAAGCCCGCCGACGCCGCCGGCGCGCTCGCGATGCTCACGCGCCTCGCCGGCCGCACGCACGAAGTACTGACGGCGCTCGCCGTGATCGACGCGACGGGCGAGCTGATGCCGCCCGCGCTATCGCGCTCCGAGGTCCGTTTCGCGGCGGCGGCGCCCGCCGCGCTCGCGCGCTATGTCGAGAGCGGCGAACCGTTCGGCAAGGCGGGCGCCTATGCGATCCAGGGGCGCGCGGCGGAATTCGTCGAACGAATCGACGGTTCCCATTCGGGTATCATGGGTCTGCCCCTTTTTGAGACCGCGGCGCTGCTTCGCGCGGCGCACGTCTCCTTCTGA
- the rng gene encoding ribonuclease G: protein MNEEILINITPQETRVALVQQGAVQELHVERTLSRGRVGNIYLGKVVRVLPGMQSAFIDIGLERAAFLHVADIWQPRAGDAPAVVHQPIEKIVFEGQTLMVQVIKDPIGTKGARLSTQISIAGRTLVYLPQEPHIGISQKIESETEREAVRARLTAVIPADEKGGYIVRTIAEDATGDELAADVAYLRKTWATIVAQGQRLPATSLLYQDLDLAQRVLRDFANDDTTRIQVDSRETYQRLVDFAGEFTPAVSPKLHHYTGERPLFDLYNIETEIQRALSRRVDLKSGGYLMIDQTEAMTTIDVNTGGYVGARNFDDTIFKTNLEAAHTIARQLRLRNLGGIIIIDFIDMENAEHRDAVLAELKKALARDRTRVTVNGFSQLGLVEMTRKRTRESLAHVLCEPCPTCQGKGQVKTSRTVCYDVLREILRESRQFNPREFRVIASQQVIDLFLDEESQHLAMLIDFIGKPVSLQVESNLSQEQYDIVLM from the coding sequence ATGAACGAAGAAATCCTGATCAACATCACGCCGCAGGAAACGCGGGTCGCGCTCGTCCAACAAGGCGCGGTGCAGGAGCTTCACGTCGAGCGCACGCTGTCGCGCGGGCGCGTCGGCAACATCTATCTCGGCAAGGTCGTGCGCGTGCTGCCCGGCATGCAGTCGGCGTTCATCGACATCGGACTCGAGCGCGCGGCGTTCCTGCACGTCGCCGACATCTGGCAGCCGCGCGCGGGCGACGCGCCCGCCGTCGTGCACCAGCCGATCGAGAAGATCGTGTTCGAGGGGCAGACGCTGATGGTTCAGGTGATCAAGGACCCGATCGGCACGAAGGGCGCGCGGCTGTCGACGCAGATCAGCATCGCGGGCCGCACGCTCGTCTACCTGCCGCAGGAGCCGCACATCGGCATCTCGCAGAAGATCGAGAGCGAGACCGAGCGCGAGGCCGTGCGCGCGCGGCTGACCGCCGTGATTCCCGCCGACGAGAAAGGCGGCTACATCGTGCGCACGATCGCCGAGGACGCGACGGGCGACGAGCTCGCCGCCGACGTCGCGTACCTGCGCAAGACCTGGGCGACGATCGTGGCGCAAGGCCAGCGCCTGCCCGCGACGAGCCTGCTGTATCAGGATCTCGATCTCGCGCAGCGCGTGCTGCGCGATTTCGCGAACGACGACACGACGCGCATCCAGGTCGATTCGCGAGAGACGTACCAGCGGCTCGTCGACTTCGCGGGCGAGTTCACGCCGGCCGTGAGCCCGAAGCTGCACCACTACACCGGCGAGCGGCCGCTCTTCGACCTGTACAACATCGAAACCGAGATCCAGCGGGCGCTGTCGCGGCGCGTCGATCTGAAATCGGGCGGCTACCTGATGATCGACCAGACGGAAGCGATGACGACGATCGACGTAAACACGGGCGGCTACGTCGGCGCGCGCAACTTCGACGACACGATCTTCAAGACGAATCTCGAGGCCGCGCACACGATCGCGCGGCAGTTGCGGCTGCGCAACCTCGGCGGGATCATCATCATCGACTTCATCGACATGGAGAACGCCGAGCATCGCGACGCGGTGCTCGCCGAGCTGAAGAAGGCGCTCGCGCGCGACCGCACGCGCGTGACGGTAAACGGCTTCTCGCAGTTGGGGCTCGTCGAGATGACGCGCAAGCGCACACGCGAATCGCTCGCGCACGTGCTGTGCGAGCCGTGCCCGACCTGCCAAGGCAAGGGCCAGGTGAAGACGTCGCGCACCGTCTGCTACGACGTCCTGCGCGAAATCCTGCGCGAGTCGCGGCAGTTCAATCCGCGCGAATTCCGCGTGATCGCGTCGCAGCAGGTGATCGATCTCTTTCTCGATGAGGAATCGCAGCATCTCGCGATGCTGATCGACTTCATCGGCAAGCCGGTGTCGTTGCAGGTCGAGTCGAATCTGAGTCAGGAGCAGTACGACATCGTGCTGATGTAG